Proteins encoded together in one Macadamia integrifolia cultivar HAES 741 chromosome 8, SCU_Mint_v3, whole genome shotgun sequence window:
- the LOC122087410 gene encoding putative U-box domain-containing protein 42 isoform X4 codes for MEIGSYLERTSPVIMELQTNSSYATEILQAISKNIDLAKNLVGKCLKGADSIPDMEFRSILQNLEGVIKNIGLGLSLIPFSAFRNQEYAEVAVQSLSREMKNVHIEINHVQASDPKETLQISPLEHLLDEEVENDLYSVQVNFPAENLQSTDMPLSIDFVREGRYIDHGKSSTCSLQAFPKVAKYKEPQYASFLCPLTGKIMDDPVTIESGATYERWAITEWFKKFEDGSADVICPATGRKLAVRTLNTNVALRTTIEEWKERNEATRIKVVRDTLSVARPDSVIFEALRYLQHLCKKKQYNKVEVRNIGMIPLLARFLKHKDENIRCATVEILQSLAEEDDESKEMIAKTDAISRTIKMLSSNHLPERHASLSLLLELSRSEQLYEVIGSVTGCILMLIMMKYNHYSDAFTAKQADEILKNLENSPKNIKCMAENGHLEPLLKHLIEGTEEMQLEMGSYLGEIVLGQDTKTFVAERASPALIKMIHSGKSLTRRAAFKALVKMSSYHPNSSILVKAGVVPNIIEEMFTPRIYNEPMSFLGESATILANILESGPALENLQVNRNGHTMESDYVVYTIVHMLKSSAPDEINVNLIRILLSLTKSPKAKSTLVSVVKESEASYTLIELIDSPHEELGITSIKLLISLAPYMGYTLSDRLCKTRGQPENLIKNPSEIERITEKHAVSANFLAKLPHLNLALNLSLFRKNTVPIILKAINDIQSGERMGKFSISYLEGLVGVLVRLTTAVCDPQILSLARDHNLTSVFTELLMTTSSDEVQRLSATGLENLSAESINLSKQPPAPPNKGPNLKKLQNFLSLSSSKGKRLQMCPIHKGPCSSQTTFCLLEAKAVKRLLACLEHENVAVVKAALSAICTLLDEKVDVDNSVTILSEMDAIKHVLKVLRKHKQEVWQKSLWVIEKFLMKGGDSFASEISEDRSLLSVLVSALHHGDIVTRRMAEKILKHLNRLPDFSTAEFLS; via the exons ATGGAAATCGGCAGCTATCTTGAACGCACTTCTCCAGTCATAATGGAGTTGCAGACTAACTCTTCATACGCAACAGAGATTCTACAGGCTATATCCAAAAACATTGATCTTGCCAAGAATCTAGTTGGGAAATGCCTCAAAGGGGCTGATTCAATTCCAGATATGGAATTCAGAAGCATCTTACAAAATCTAGAGGGAGTGATAAAAAACATAGGTTTGGGACTAAGCCTGATACCATTTTCCGCATTCAGGAACCAAGAATATGCAGAAGTTGCAGTGCAATCTCTTTCGAGAGAAATGAAAAATGTTCACATTGAAATCAATCATGTTCAAGCATCAGATCCCAAGGAAACACTACAGATTTCACCTTTAGAGCATTTACTggatgaagaagtagaaaatGACCTTTATTCTGTTCAAGTAAATTTTCCGGCTGAGAATCTTCAGTCTACAGATATGCCACTTTCTATTGATTTTGTTAGAGAAGGGAGATACATTGATCATGGAAAAAGTAGTACATGTTCATTGCAGGCATTTCCAAAGGTGGCCAAGTACAAGGAGCCTCAGTATGCATCCTTCCTTTGTCCATTGACGGGGAAGATCATGGATGATCCGGTTACAATAGAAAGTGGTGCAACTTATGAGAGATGGGCCATAACTGAATGGTTCAAAAAGTTTGAAGATGGTTCAGCAGATGTCATCTGTCCAGCTACCGGGCGGAAATTGGCAGTTAGAACTCTAAACACCAATGTAGCATTGAGGACTACAATAGAAGAATGGAAGGAACGAAATGAAGCAACAAGGATCAAAGTTGTGCGGGATACTTTGTCAGTAGCCAGGCCGGACAGTGTGATATTTGAAGCGCTTAGATACTTGCAACATCTCTGCAAAAAGAAACAATACAATAAAGTAGAGGTGCGCAACATTGGAATGATACCATTGCTTGCTCGGTTTCTGAAGCACAAAGACGAGAATATCAGGTGTGCAACAGTGGAAATATTACAGTCATTGgcagaagaggatgatgagagCAAG GAAATGATCGCAAAGACAGATGCTATTTCAAGAACAATCAAAATGTTGTCAAGTAATCATCTCCCAGAAAGGCATGCATCCTTGTCATTGTTGCTCGAGCTTTCAAGGTCTGAACAGTTGTATGAGGTGATTGGATCAGTTACAGGGTGTATTCTGATGCTTATCATGATGAAATATAACCATTACAGTGATGCCTTTACTGCAAAGCAAGCAGATGAAATCCTAAAGAATCTGGAGAATTCTCCCAAAAACATCAAGTGTATGGCAGAAAATGGCCACTTGGAACCGCTTCTAAAACATCTCATTGAAG gGACAGAGGAAATGCAGTTGGAGATGGGAAGTTACCTAGGAGAAATTGTTCTCGGGCAGGACACCAAAACTTTTGTGGCAGAGAGAGCTTCTCCGGCACTGATTAAAATGATTCATAGTGGAAAATCTCTAACCAGAAGAGCAGCTTTCAAAGCTCTAGTCAAGATGTCATCCTACCACCCTAACAGCAGCATTCTTGTGAAAGCTGGTGTTGTGCCAAACATTATTGAAGAGATGTTCACACCGAGAATCTACAATGAGCCCATGAGTTTCTTGGGAGAATCAGCCACAATTCTTGCTAACATACTTGAGTCTGGGCCAGCTCTCGAGAACCTCCAAGTGAACAGAAATGGTCACACTATGGAGTCAGATTATGTTGTGTACACTATTGTCCACATGCTCAAGAGCTCAGCGCCAGATGAAATCAACGTTAACCTCATCAGAATCCTCCTTTCCCTTACAAAATCACCAAAAGCAAAATCCACCCTTGTTTCAGTGGTCAAGGAAAGTGAAGCAAGCTACACCCTGATAGAACTGATTGATTCACCACATGAAGAACTTGGTATCACATCAATTAAACTACTCATTTCCCTAGCACCTTACATGGGATACACACTTTCTGACAGACTCTGCAAGACCAGaggtcaaccagaaaacctaaTCAAGAACCCAAGTGAAATAGAGAGAATCACTGAAAAACATGCAGTTTCAGCAAACTTCCTAGCGAAGCTTCCTCACCTGAACCTAGCACTAAATTTATCCCTTTTCCGCAAAAACACTGTGCCCATAATCCTAAAAGCCATCAACGATATccaaagtggagagaggatgggaaaattttccatttcttaCTTGGAAGGATTAGTGGGTGTTCTTGTCAGATTAACAACTGCAGTCTGTGACCCTCAAATACTCTCACTAGCAAGAGACCACAACCTCACATCAGTGTTCACAGAGCTGCTTATGACAACATCAAGTGATGAAGTTCAAAGGCTATCAGCAACTGGGTTGGAGAATCTCTCAGCAGAATCTATAAATCTATCAAAACAACCACCAGCACCACCAAACAAGGGACCCAATCTGAAGAAGTTGCAGAACTTTCTATCCTTATCTTCATCGAAGGGGAAGAGATTACAAATGTGCCCTATCCACAAAGGGCCTTGTTCTTCACAGACCACCTTCTGCTTGCTCGAAGCAAAAGCAGTAAAGAGGTTGTTAGCTTGTTTGGAGCATGAAAATGTAGCAGTGGTAAAGGCTGCACTCTCAGCCATTTGTACCTTGTTGGATGAAAAGGTTGATGTGGACAATAGTGTGACCATATTGAGTGAAATGGATGCTATCAAGCATGTTTTGAAGGTTTTGAGGAAGCACAAGCAAGAGGTGTGGCAGAAGTCCCTTTGGGTAATAGAAaaattcttgatgaaaggtGGAGACAGCTTTGCTTCTGAAATATCTGAGGACAGGTCGTTGCTTTCTGTATTGGTGAGTGCTTTACATCATGGAGATATAGTAACAAGACGGATGGCTGAGAAGATTTTGAAGCATTTGAATAGGTTGCCTGACTTCAGCACTGCTGAGTTTCTCTCCTAG
- the LOC122087410 gene encoding putative U-box domain-containing protein 42 isoform X1, producing MSLVEDKEPVIVHARSLVQSISEITSSLVCIDREQENFMEIGSYLERTSPVIMELQTNSSYATEILQAISKNIDLAKNLVGKCLKGADSIPDMEFRSILQNLEGVIKNIGLGLSLIPFSAFRNQEYAEVAVQSLSREMKNVHIEINHVQASDPKETLQISPLEHLLDEEVENDLYSVQVNFPAENLQSTDMPLSIDFVREGRYIDHGKSSTCSLQAFPKVAKYKEPQYASFLCPLTGKIMDDPVTIESGATYERWAITEWFKKFEDGSADVICPATGRKLAVRTLNTNVALRTTIEEWKERNEATRIKVVRDTLSVARPDSVIFEALRYLQHLCKKKQYNKVEVRNIGMIPLLARFLKHKDENIRCATVEILQSLAEEDDESKEMIAKTDAISRTIKMLSSNHLPERHASLSLLLELSRSEQLYEVIGSVTGCILMLIMMKYNHYSDAFTAKQADEILKNLENSPKNIKCMAENGHLEPLLKHLIEGTEEMQLEMGSYLGEIVLGQDTKTFVAERASPALIKMIHSGKSLTRRAAFKALVKMSSYHPNSSILVKAGVVPNIIEEMFTPRIYNEPMSFLGESATILANILESGPALENLQVNRNGHTMESDYVVYTIVHMLKSSAPDEINVNLIRILLSLTKSPKAKSTLVSVVKESEASYTLIELIDSPHEELGITSIKLLISLAPYMGYTLSDRLCKTRGQPENLIKNPSEIERITEKHAVSANFLAKLPHLNLALNLSLFRKNTVPIILKAINDIQSGERMGKFSISYLEGLVGVLVRLTTAVCDPQILSLARDHNLTSVFTELLMTTSSDEVQRLSATGLENLSAESINLSKQPPAPPNKGPNLKKLQNFLSLSSSKGKRLQMCPIHKGPCSSQTTFCLLEAKAVKRLLACLEHENVAVVKAALSAICTLLDEKVDVDNSVTILSEMDAIKHVLKVLRKHKQEVWQKSLWVIEKFLMKGGDSFASEISEDRSLLSVLVSALHHGDIVTRRMAEKILKHLNRLPDFSTAEFLS from the exons ATGTCG CTGGTGGAAGATAAAGAGCCAGTTATTGTGCATGCTCGTTCCCTTGTGCAATCAATTTCAGAGATCACTTCTTCATTGGTATGCATAGACAGAGAACAGGAAAACTTTATGGAAATCGGCAGCTATCTTGAACGCACTTCTCCAGTCATAATGGAGTTGCAGACTAACTCTTCATACGCAACAGAGATTCTACAGGCTATATCCAAAAACATTGATCTTGCCAAGAATCTAGTTGGGAAATGCCTCAAAGGGGCTGATTCAATTCCAGATATGGAATTCAGAAGCATCTTACAAAATCTAGAGGGAGTGATAAAAAACATAGGTTTGGGACTAAGCCTGATACCATTTTCCGCATTCAGGAACCAAGAATATGCAGAAGTTGCAGTGCAATCTCTTTCGAGAGAAATGAAAAATGTTCACATTGAAATCAATCATGTTCAAGCATCAGATCCCAAGGAAACACTACAGATTTCACCTTTAGAGCATTTACTggatgaagaagtagaaaatGACCTTTATTCTGTTCAAGTAAATTTTCCGGCTGAGAATCTTCAGTCTACAGATATGCCACTTTCTATTGATTTTGTTAGAGAAGGGAGATACATTGATCATGGAAAAAGTAGTACATGTTCATTGCAGGCATTTCCAAAGGTGGCCAAGTACAAGGAGCCTCAGTATGCATCCTTCCTTTGTCCATTGACGGGGAAGATCATGGATGATCCGGTTACAATAGAAAGTGGTGCAACTTATGAGAGATGGGCCATAACTGAATGGTTCAAAAAGTTTGAAGATGGTTCAGCAGATGTCATCTGTCCAGCTACCGGGCGGAAATTGGCAGTTAGAACTCTAAACACCAATGTAGCATTGAGGACTACAATAGAAGAATGGAAGGAACGAAATGAAGCAACAAGGATCAAAGTTGTGCGGGATACTTTGTCAGTAGCCAGGCCGGACAGTGTGATATTTGAAGCGCTTAGATACTTGCAACATCTCTGCAAAAAGAAACAATACAATAAAGTAGAGGTGCGCAACATTGGAATGATACCATTGCTTGCTCGGTTTCTGAAGCACAAAGACGAGAATATCAGGTGTGCAACAGTGGAAATATTACAGTCATTGgcagaagaggatgatgagagCAAG GAAATGATCGCAAAGACAGATGCTATTTCAAGAACAATCAAAATGTTGTCAAGTAATCATCTCCCAGAAAGGCATGCATCCTTGTCATTGTTGCTCGAGCTTTCAAGGTCTGAACAGTTGTATGAGGTGATTGGATCAGTTACAGGGTGTATTCTGATGCTTATCATGATGAAATATAACCATTACAGTGATGCCTTTACTGCAAAGCAAGCAGATGAAATCCTAAAGAATCTGGAGAATTCTCCCAAAAACATCAAGTGTATGGCAGAAAATGGCCACTTGGAACCGCTTCTAAAACATCTCATTGAAG gGACAGAGGAAATGCAGTTGGAGATGGGAAGTTACCTAGGAGAAATTGTTCTCGGGCAGGACACCAAAACTTTTGTGGCAGAGAGAGCTTCTCCGGCACTGATTAAAATGATTCATAGTGGAAAATCTCTAACCAGAAGAGCAGCTTTCAAAGCTCTAGTCAAGATGTCATCCTACCACCCTAACAGCAGCATTCTTGTGAAAGCTGGTGTTGTGCCAAACATTATTGAAGAGATGTTCACACCGAGAATCTACAATGAGCCCATGAGTTTCTTGGGAGAATCAGCCACAATTCTTGCTAACATACTTGAGTCTGGGCCAGCTCTCGAGAACCTCCAAGTGAACAGAAATGGTCACACTATGGAGTCAGATTATGTTGTGTACACTATTGTCCACATGCTCAAGAGCTCAGCGCCAGATGAAATCAACGTTAACCTCATCAGAATCCTCCTTTCCCTTACAAAATCACCAAAAGCAAAATCCACCCTTGTTTCAGTGGTCAAGGAAAGTGAAGCAAGCTACACCCTGATAGAACTGATTGATTCACCACATGAAGAACTTGGTATCACATCAATTAAACTACTCATTTCCCTAGCACCTTACATGGGATACACACTTTCTGACAGACTCTGCAAGACCAGaggtcaaccagaaaacctaaTCAAGAACCCAAGTGAAATAGAGAGAATCACTGAAAAACATGCAGTTTCAGCAAACTTCCTAGCGAAGCTTCCTCACCTGAACCTAGCACTAAATTTATCCCTTTTCCGCAAAAACACTGTGCCCATAATCCTAAAAGCCATCAACGATATccaaagtggagagaggatgggaaaattttccatttcttaCTTGGAAGGATTAGTGGGTGTTCTTGTCAGATTAACAACTGCAGTCTGTGACCCTCAAATACTCTCACTAGCAAGAGACCACAACCTCACATCAGTGTTCACAGAGCTGCTTATGACAACATCAAGTGATGAAGTTCAAAGGCTATCAGCAACTGGGTTGGAGAATCTCTCAGCAGAATCTATAAATCTATCAAAACAACCACCAGCACCACCAAACAAGGGACCCAATCTGAAGAAGTTGCAGAACTTTCTATCCTTATCTTCATCGAAGGGGAAGAGATTACAAATGTGCCCTATCCACAAAGGGCCTTGTTCTTCACAGACCACCTTCTGCTTGCTCGAAGCAAAAGCAGTAAAGAGGTTGTTAGCTTGTTTGGAGCATGAAAATGTAGCAGTGGTAAAGGCTGCACTCTCAGCCATTTGTACCTTGTTGGATGAAAAGGTTGATGTGGACAATAGTGTGACCATATTGAGTGAAATGGATGCTATCAAGCATGTTTTGAAGGTTTTGAGGAAGCACAAGCAAGAGGTGTGGCAGAAGTCCCTTTGGGTAATAGAAaaattcttgatgaaaggtGGAGACAGCTTTGCTTCTGAAATATCTGAGGACAGGTCGTTGCTTTCTGTATTGGTGAGTGCTTTACATCATGGAGATATAGTAACAAGACGGATGGCTGAGAAGATTTTGAAGCATTTGAATAGGTTGCCTGACTTCAGCACTGCTGAGTTTCTCTCCTAG
- the LOC122087410 gene encoding putative U-box domain-containing protein 42 isoform X2 produces MSLVEDKEPVIVHARSLVQSISEITSSLVCIDREQENFMEIGSYLERTSPVIMELQTNSSYATEILQAISKNIDLAKNLVGKCLKGADSIPDMEFRSILQNLEGVIKNIGLGLSLIPFSAFRNQEYAEVAVQSLSREMKNVHIEINHVQASDPKETLQISPLEHLLDEEVENDLYSVQVNFPAENLQSTDMPLSIDFVREGRYIDHGKSSTCSLQAFPKVAKYKEPQYASFLCPLTGKIMDDPVTIESGATYERWAITEWFKKFEDGSADVICPATGRKLAVRTLNTNVALRTTIEEWKERNEATRIKVVRDTLSVARPDSVIFEALRYLQHLCKKKQYNKVEVRNIGMIPLLARFLKHKDENIRCATVEILQSLAEEDDESKEMIAKTDAISRTIKMLSSNHLPERHASLSLLLELSRSEQLYEVIGSVTGCILMLIMMKYNHYSDAFTAKQADEILKNLENSPKNIKCMAENGHLEPLLKHLIEEEMQLEMGSYLGEIVLGQDTKTFVAERASPALIKMIHSGKSLTRRAAFKALVKMSSYHPNSSILVKAGVVPNIIEEMFTPRIYNEPMSFLGESATILANILESGPALENLQVNRNGHTMESDYVVYTIVHMLKSSAPDEINVNLIRILLSLTKSPKAKSTLVSVVKESEASYTLIELIDSPHEELGITSIKLLISLAPYMGYTLSDRLCKTRGQPENLIKNPSEIERITEKHAVSANFLAKLPHLNLALNLSLFRKNTVPIILKAINDIQSGERMGKFSISYLEGLVGVLVRLTTAVCDPQILSLARDHNLTSVFTELLMTTSSDEVQRLSATGLENLSAESINLSKQPPAPPNKGPNLKKLQNFLSLSSSKGKRLQMCPIHKGPCSSQTTFCLLEAKAVKRLLACLEHENVAVVKAALSAICTLLDEKVDVDNSVTILSEMDAIKHVLKVLRKHKQEVWQKSLWVIEKFLMKGGDSFASEISEDRSLLSVLVSALHHGDIVTRRMAEKILKHLNRLPDFSTAEFLS; encoded by the exons ATGTCG CTGGTGGAAGATAAAGAGCCAGTTATTGTGCATGCTCGTTCCCTTGTGCAATCAATTTCAGAGATCACTTCTTCATTGGTATGCATAGACAGAGAACAGGAAAACTTTATGGAAATCGGCAGCTATCTTGAACGCACTTCTCCAGTCATAATGGAGTTGCAGACTAACTCTTCATACGCAACAGAGATTCTACAGGCTATATCCAAAAACATTGATCTTGCCAAGAATCTAGTTGGGAAATGCCTCAAAGGGGCTGATTCAATTCCAGATATGGAATTCAGAAGCATCTTACAAAATCTAGAGGGAGTGATAAAAAACATAGGTTTGGGACTAAGCCTGATACCATTTTCCGCATTCAGGAACCAAGAATATGCAGAAGTTGCAGTGCAATCTCTTTCGAGAGAAATGAAAAATGTTCACATTGAAATCAATCATGTTCAAGCATCAGATCCCAAGGAAACACTACAGATTTCACCTTTAGAGCATTTACTggatgaagaagtagaaaatGACCTTTATTCTGTTCAAGTAAATTTTCCGGCTGAGAATCTTCAGTCTACAGATATGCCACTTTCTATTGATTTTGTTAGAGAAGGGAGATACATTGATCATGGAAAAAGTAGTACATGTTCATTGCAGGCATTTCCAAAGGTGGCCAAGTACAAGGAGCCTCAGTATGCATCCTTCCTTTGTCCATTGACGGGGAAGATCATGGATGATCCGGTTACAATAGAAAGTGGTGCAACTTATGAGAGATGGGCCATAACTGAATGGTTCAAAAAGTTTGAAGATGGTTCAGCAGATGTCATCTGTCCAGCTACCGGGCGGAAATTGGCAGTTAGAACTCTAAACACCAATGTAGCATTGAGGACTACAATAGAAGAATGGAAGGAACGAAATGAAGCAACAAGGATCAAAGTTGTGCGGGATACTTTGTCAGTAGCCAGGCCGGACAGTGTGATATTTGAAGCGCTTAGATACTTGCAACATCTCTGCAAAAAGAAACAATACAATAAAGTAGAGGTGCGCAACATTGGAATGATACCATTGCTTGCTCGGTTTCTGAAGCACAAAGACGAGAATATCAGGTGTGCAACAGTGGAAATATTACAGTCATTGgcagaagaggatgatgagagCAAG GAAATGATCGCAAAGACAGATGCTATTTCAAGAACAATCAAAATGTTGTCAAGTAATCATCTCCCAGAAAGGCATGCATCCTTGTCATTGTTGCTCGAGCTTTCAAGGTCTGAACAGTTGTATGAGGTGATTGGATCAGTTACAGGGTGTATTCTGATGCTTATCATGATGAAATATAACCATTACAGTGATGCCTTTACTGCAAAGCAAGCAGATGAAATCCTAAAGAATCTGGAGAATTCTCCCAAAAACATCAAGTGTATGGCAGAAAATGGCCACTTGGAACCGCTTCTAAAACATCTCATTGAAG AGGAAATGCAGTTGGAGATGGGAAGTTACCTAGGAGAAATTGTTCTCGGGCAGGACACCAAAACTTTTGTGGCAGAGAGAGCTTCTCCGGCACTGATTAAAATGATTCATAGTGGAAAATCTCTAACCAGAAGAGCAGCTTTCAAAGCTCTAGTCAAGATGTCATCCTACCACCCTAACAGCAGCATTCTTGTGAAAGCTGGTGTTGTGCCAAACATTATTGAAGAGATGTTCACACCGAGAATCTACAATGAGCCCATGAGTTTCTTGGGAGAATCAGCCACAATTCTTGCTAACATACTTGAGTCTGGGCCAGCTCTCGAGAACCTCCAAGTGAACAGAAATGGTCACACTATGGAGTCAGATTATGTTGTGTACACTATTGTCCACATGCTCAAGAGCTCAGCGCCAGATGAAATCAACGTTAACCTCATCAGAATCCTCCTTTCCCTTACAAAATCACCAAAAGCAAAATCCACCCTTGTTTCAGTGGTCAAGGAAAGTGAAGCAAGCTACACCCTGATAGAACTGATTGATTCACCACATGAAGAACTTGGTATCACATCAATTAAACTACTCATTTCCCTAGCACCTTACATGGGATACACACTTTCTGACAGACTCTGCAAGACCAGaggtcaaccagaaaacctaaTCAAGAACCCAAGTGAAATAGAGAGAATCACTGAAAAACATGCAGTTTCAGCAAACTTCCTAGCGAAGCTTCCTCACCTGAACCTAGCACTAAATTTATCCCTTTTCCGCAAAAACACTGTGCCCATAATCCTAAAAGCCATCAACGATATccaaagtggagagaggatgggaaaattttccatttcttaCTTGGAAGGATTAGTGGGTGTTCTTGTCAGATTAACAACTGCAGTCTGTGACCCTCAAATACTCTCACTAGCAAGAGACCACAACCTCACATCAGTGTTCACAGAGCTGCTTATGACAACATCAAGTGATGAAGTTCAAAGGCTATCAGCAACTGGGTTGGAGAATCTCTCAGCAGAATCTATAAATCTATCAAAACAACCACCAGCACCACCAAACAAGGGACCCAATCTGAAGAAGTTGCAGAACTTTCTATCCTTATCTTCATCGAAGGGGAAGAGATTACAAATGTGCCCTATCCACAAAGGGCCTTGTTCTTCACAGACCACCTTCTGCTTGCTCGAAGCAAAAGCAGTAAAGAGGTTGTTAGCTTGTTTGGAGCATGAAAATGTAGCAGTGGTAAAGGCTGCACTCTCAGCCATTTGTACCTTGTTGGATGAAAAGGTTGATGTGGACAATAGTGTGACCATATTGAGTGAAATGGATGCTATCAAGCATGTTTTGAAGGTTTTGAGGAAGCACAAGCAAGAGGTGTGGCAGAAGTCCCTTTGGGTAATAGAAaaattcttgatgaaaggtGGAGACAGCTTTGCTTCTGAAATATCTGAGGACAGGTCGTTGCTTTCTGTATTGGTGAGTGCTTTACATCATGGAGATATAGTAACAAGACGGATGGCTGAGAAGATTTTGAAGCATTTGAATAGGTTGCCTGACTTCAGCACTGCTGAGTTTCTCTCCTAG